The following proteins are encoded in a genomic region of Deinococcota bacterium:
- a CDS encoding transcription elongation factor GreA, whose translation MKRTPIPMTAKGLDKIKKELHYLIEERRQELIEYMGSALADGDLRESAAYDEARMLQSANEARIADLEELISRAVVVEQDLDGPAVAQLGATLDLEETSGEKSTFHLVGTHEADILENRISDESPLGQALMGKRSGDTVKVKMGRREVSYSVVNVRFE comes from the coding sequence ATGAAAAGAACCCCTATTCCCATGACCGCCAAAGGCCTGGACAAGATCAAAAAGGAGCTTCATTACCTCATCGAGGAAAGGCGCCAGGAGCTCATCGAGTACATGGGCTCGGCACTCGCCGACGGCGATCTGCGCGAGAGCGCCGCCTACGACGAGGCGCGCATGCTGCAGAGCGCCAACGAGGCTAGAATCGCCGACCTAGAAGAGCTGATCAGCCGCGCGGTCGTCGTCGAGCAGGATTTGGACGGTCCCGCCGTGGCCCAACTGGGCGCGACCCTGGACCTGGAGGAGACATCCGGCGAGAAGTCCACCTTTCACCTCGTCGGCACCCACGAGGCGGACATCTTGGAAAATCGTATCTCCGACGAGTCGCCCCTGGGCCAGGCCCTGATGGGCAAGAGGTCCGGCGACACCGTCAAGGTCAAGATGGGCCGGCGCGAGGTCAGCTACAGCGTGGTGAACGTGCGCTTCGAGTAG
- a CDS encoding GreA/GreB family elongation factor, with translation MTREVRLTQEGYDRLQNSLQQEYTRLEEATRILRELTGSSDDYDDSGLEDAKREKARLEQRIDDIEDQLARAIIIDSHKVDKVDLGAIITLQEGKGQESKGGEDLEVQLVSPIEASVLEGEIPRISDESPLGKALLGKKPGDSFKVAIGSKTVEYTVKAIS, from the coding sequence GTGACCAGAGAAGTTCGCTTGACCCAAGAAGGCTATGACCGTCTCCAGAACAGCTTGCAGCAGGAGTACACGCGGCTGGAAGAGGCCACCCGCATCCTGCGCGAGCTGACCGGCTCGTCGGACGACTACGATGACTCGGGCTTGGAGGACGCCAAGCGCGAGAAGGCCCGGCTCGAGCAGCGCATCGACGACATCGAGGACCAGCTCGCCCGCGCCATCATCATCGACTCGCACAAGGTCGACAAGGTGGACCTGGGCGCCATCATCACCCTACAAGAGGGCAAGGGGCAAGAGAGCAAGGGCGGCGAGGACTTGGAGGTCCAGCTCGTCTCGCCCATCGAGGCGAGCGTCTTGGAGGGCGAGATTCCGCGCATCTCGGACGAGTCGCCGCTCGGCAAGGCGCTTTTGGGCAAGAAGCCCGGCGACAGCTTCAAGGTCGCCATCGGCAGTAAGACCGTCGAATACACCGTCAAGGCGATAAGCTAG